A region from the Salifodinibacter halophilus genome encodes:
- a CDS encoding CoA-acylating methylmalonate-semialdehyde dehydrogenase, giving the protein MREILHFINGEATSGQSAERGAVYNPTAGEQQAEIPIGTPDDIDCAVAAAKAAYPGWAATTPLRRARVLFRFKTLLEERRDDMARLLASEHGKVFSDAQGEVTRGIEVVEFACGMPHLQKGENSMNVGTGVDSYSMYQPLGVCAGITPFNFPAMVPMWMYPIAIAAGNTFVLKPADKDPSASMLMAELFKQAGLPDGVFNVVQGRAAAVNHLITHDDVSAVSFVGSTPIAKHIYETASAAEKRVQALGGAKNHMVVMPDADIDGVADALMGAAYGSAGERCMAISVAVPVGEQTADKLREALVKRLENLQVGPSLVDGADNDMGPLVSAEHHARITDYIGIGEAEGAELVVDGRRKDFSQQPNGYFIGGSLFDHTGPGMRVYDEEIFGPVLCMSRADSLDDAIDLINSNEFANGTSIFTESGHAGRMFSERIEVGMVGVNVPIPVPMAFHSFGGWKRSLFGPLHVHGSDGVRFYTRQKTVTARWPKDDVSHGSAFTMPTH; this is encoded by the coding sequence ATGCGCGAAATTTTGCATTTTATTAATGGCGAGGCCACGTCCGGTCAGTCGGCCGAACGCGGGGCCGTATACAACCCCACGGCGGGTGAGCAACAAGCCGAGATACCTATTGGCACGCCGGACGATATCGACTGTGCTGTGGCGGCGGCCAAGGCAGCCTATCCAGGTTGGGCAGCTACCACACCGCTGCGTCGTGCGCGTGTTCTGTTCCGGTTCAAGACATTACTCGAGGAGCGCCGTGATGACATGGCGCGCTTGCTCGCTTCCGAGCACGGCAAAGTGTTCTCCGACGCCCAAGGCGAAGTCACGCGCGGCATCGAAGTGGTCGAGTTCGCTTGTGGCATGCCGCATCTCCAGAAAGGCGAGAATTCCATGAATGTCGGCACTGGCGTGGATAGCTATTCCATGTATCAGCCGCTCGGCGTATGTGCGGGGATCACGCCGTTCAACTTCCCGGCGATGGTGCCCATGTGGATGTATCCGATTGCCATTGCGGCAGGCAACACCTTCGTGCTCAAACCGGCCGACAAGGATCCATCGGCGTCGATGCTCATGGCAGAACTATTCAAACAAGCGGGGCTGCCGGACGGCGTGTTCAACGTTGTGCAGGGCCGTGCGGCAGCCGTCAATCATCTAATCACGCACGACGACGTTTCGGCGGTTAGTTTTGTCGGCTCTACGCCCATTGCCAAGCATATTTATGAAACTGCTTCGGCCGCCGAGAAGCGTGTCCAGGCCTTGGGTGGCGCCAAGAACCATATGGTCGTTATGCCGGATGCTGACATTGACGGCGTAGCCGATGCGTTGATGGGCGCGGCTTATGGCAGCGCCGGTGAGCGCTGCATGGCGATTTCGGTGGCGGTGCCCGTAGGTGAGCAGACCGCGGACAAACTACGTGAAGCATTGGTCAAGCGCCTGGAAAACCTGCAAGTCGGGCCTTCGCTGGTTGATGGAGCCGACAACGATATGGGGCCGCTGGTATCGGCCGAACACCACGCGCGCATAACCGACTATATCGGCATCGGTGAAGCCGAAGGTGCTGAATTGGTCGTCGATGGTCGGCGGAAGGATTTCTCACAGCAGCCGAATGGTTATTTCATCGGCGGTAGCCTTTTCGATCATACAGGCCCCGGTATGCGCGTCTACGATGAAGAAATCTTTGGACCGGTGCTGTGCATGAGTCGTGCGGATTCGTTGGATGATGCGATCGATTTGATCAACTCGAACGAGTTTGCCAACGGCACATCCATCTTCACCGAAAGCGGTCACGCCGGGCGTATGTTTTCTGAGCGCATCGAGGTCGGCATGGTCGGCGTCAACGTACCGATTCCGGTGCCGATGGCTTTCCATTCCTTCGGCGGCTGGAAGCGCAGCCTATTCGGGCCATTGCATGTGCATGGTTCGGACGGCGTGCGTTTTTATACGCGGCAAAAGACCGTGACCGCGCGCTGGCCCAAGGATGATGTCTCGCACGGCAGTGCTTTCACCATGCCGACGCATTGA
- the iolE gene encoding myo-inosose-2 dehydratase: MRELLAPHGLRLGINPLGWTNDVITEFGDDTSAETFIGEAAAVGYEGVEMGRKFPTDRQALARMLAAGNVDLVSGWYSGQLAEISVAEELANVANHAALLAHNGARVMVYGETGLMPGDAPLDKPLSATPVVADTEWAAYGQRLTEFGEALQRDYCIQLAYHAHLMMVAESEAEIDRLMAATGEAVGLLLDTGHIVAGGGDMARVLANHGHRINHIHLKDIRPEIFAGIRKRDASFNTGVRSGMFTVPGDGAIDYAPVIDFATSDAYTGWLVVEAEQDPTQACPREYADKAIRHVRSLFNG; this comes from the coding sequence ATGCGGGAACTGTTGGCGCCGCACGGTTTGCGTTTGGGCATCAACCCACTGGGCTGGACCAACGACGTTATTACTGAGTTCGGCGACGATACGTCGGCCGAAACGTTTATCGGCGAAGCAGCAGCGGTCGGTTATGAAGGTGTGGAGATGGGGCGGAAGTTTCCGACCGATCGCCAGGCGCTCGCCCGTATGCTCGCGGCGGGCAATGTTGATCTGGTTTCCGGTTGGTATTCCGGTCAGCTGGCCGAGATAAGCGTCGCGGAAGAACTCGCGAACGTGGCCAACCATGCCGCACTGCTGGCCCACAACGGTGCTCGGGTCATGGTTTACGGGGAGACCGGTCTGATGCCGGGCGATGCGCCGCTCGACAAGCCGTTGTCGGCCACGCCGGTTGTTGCGGACACCGAATGGGCGGCCTATGGTCAGCGGCTCACCGAGTTCGGTGAAGCCTTGCAACGCGATTACTGCATCCAACTCGCCTACCATGCCCATCTCATGATGGTTGCCGAATCCGAGGCCGAGATCGACCGACTCATGGCGGCAACCGGCGAGGCCGTCGGTCTGCTGCTCGATACCGGCCACATCGTCGCCGGTGGGGGCGATATGGCGCGGGTTTTGGCCAACCACGGCCATCGCATCAACCATATCCATCTGAAAGATATCCGCCCCGAGATCTTCGCCGGCATTCGCAAGCGTGATGCCAGCTTCAATACCGGCGTGCGCTCCGGGATGTTTACGGTCCCCGGCGACGGTGCTATCGACTACGCGCCGGTCATCGATTTCGCGACCAGTGATGCCTATACCGGTTGGCTGGTCGTCGAGGCCGAGCAGGACCCGACACAGGCGTGCCCGCGCGAATATGCCGACAAGGCGATACGTCACGTCCGCTCGCTTTTCAACGGCTGA
- a CDS encoding Gfo/Idh/MocA family oxidoreductase, whose protein sequence is MAEQLNIGLIGTGFMGQAHAEAFRRCAALYPDLALTPHLYAVADVSQDLADAAKNRFGFDKAYGDWQAMIADTNVHVVDITSPNHFHHEMALAAIAAGKHIYAEKPLALSQDEADEMRDAASKAGVKTMVSFNNIKTPAAMVAKQIIDRGEIGRLTRFRGTFDQGFFNDPNLPWSWRCSREAAGTGSLGDLGAHVIGVAQYLMGDFDRVCAQSQTFFSERPLPSGGSGYSATVGENAEWKPVENDDQTQCLVQFGSGAAGVIESSRIAAGHFLGVYWEVSGTEGTLYIGGEHFNELQVFRMSDDKHDRGFKTLLAGSQVPQFAGFFPYDFGGGGLGFFDVKVIDVYDLVTGIAGPGDCYPNFAFGADNQRILEAIDDSAQRESWVKI, encoded by the coding sequence ATGGCAGAACAACTCAACATAGGACTGATTGGCACCGGTTTCATGGGCCAGGCCCATGCCGAGGCCTTCCGGCGCTGTGCTGCACTTTATCCCGATTTGGCGCTGACGCCACATCTCTATGCGGTGGCCGATGTCAGCCAGGACCTGGCCGATGCCGCCAAGAACCGTTTCGGCTTCGACAAGGCCTATGGCGACTGGCAGGCGATGATCGCCGACACAAATGTGCATGTGGTTGATATCACGTCACCCAACCATTTCCATCACGAAATGGCGCTGGCCGCTATTGCCGCCGGGAAACATATTTATGCGGAAAAACCGCTGGCTCTGTCGCAGGACGAGGCCGATGAGATGCGCGACGCCGCGTCGAAAGCCGGTGTCAAGACCATGGTTTCATTCAACAACATCAAAACGCCTGCCGCGATGGTCGCGAAGCAGATCATCGATCGCGGCGAGATTGGCCGGCTTACCCGTTTTCGAGGTACCTTCGATCAGGGATTTTTTAACGATCCAAACCTGCCGTGGTCCTGGCGTTGCTCGCGTGAGGCGGCCGGCACTGGCTCGCTAGGGGATCTCGGCGCGCACGTGATTGGTGTGGCCCAGTACCTGATGGGCGATTTCGATCGTGTTTGTGCTCAGTCGCAGACCTTTTTCAGCGAACGTCCCTTACCTTCGGGCGGCTCGGGATACTCAGCAACCGTCGGCGAGAATGCCGAATGGAAACCGGTTGAGAACGATGATCAGACACAATGTCTGGTCCAATTCGGCTCCGGCGCCGCTGGGGTCATCGAGTCTTCGCGTATCGCAGCCGGGCATTTTCTGGGTGTGTACTGGGAGGTCAGCGGCACCGAGGGCACACTGTATATAGGCGGCGAGCACTTCAACGAGCTACAAGTCTTCCGCATGAGTGACGACAAGCACGATCGCGGTTTCAAGACACTGCTCGCCGGCTCCCAGGTGCCGCAATTCGCGGGTTTTTTCCCTTACGACTTCGGTGGCGGCGGGCTCGGTTTCTTCGATGTGAAGGTCATAGACGTCTACGACCTCGTGACCGGTATCGCAGGCCCGGGCGACTGTTATCCGAATTTTGCCTTCGGCGCAGACAACCAACGCATTTTGGAAGCGATCGACGACTCCGCCCAGCGCGAAAGTTGGGTCAAGATTTAG
- a CDS encoding Gfo/Idh/MocA family oxidoreductase, with translation MKAFENRIRIGMVGGGPGANIATAHRMGLRMDGRYALIAGAFSRDAEKNKAMGAELGLDEGRVYTSYERMARDEAVRADGIEAVAIVTPNDSHYPAAKAFLEQGVHVICDKPLTDDFEHGLELHRLAVSKGLVFALTHNYASHSMIRQAATMVADGKLGTIRSVQGEFAANWGAQDPAQDADNKQLAWRTDPAQVGRASVLYDLGTHIHHLARFVTGLEIEALSADLATVVPGRQVYDHAQMSLRFTGGARGGFWVTMVATGAEHGLRIRVVGSKASLEWFHEDPHHLRVSYPDGRHEVLAQAGSAMDDESNRLTRVGIGHPEAFPESFANLYSETAEAIAAARNDEAVPERRFSFPTTRDGVLGLQFVDCVCASADDDGRWVEIAPLDI, from the coding sequence ATGAAAGCATTCGAAAACCGTATCCGCATCGGCATGGTCGGTGGCGGCCCGGGGGCCAATATCGCGACCGCGCATCGTATGGGGCTGCGTATGGATGGTCGCTATGCGCTCATCGCTGGCGCGTTCTCACGCGACGCTGAAAAAAACAAGGCGATGGGGGCCGAACTGGGTCTCGATGAGGGGCGCGTCTATACAAGCTATGAACGGATGGCGCGAGACGAAGCTGTACGCGCCGATGGCATCGAAGCGGTGGCCATCGTTACGCCCAACGACAGCCATTATCCGGCCGCCAAAGCCTTTTTGGAACAAGGTGTTCACGTTATTTGTGACAAGCCGCTGACCGATGACTTCGAGCATGGTCTTGAACTGCATCGCCTGGCCGTCTCGAAAGGGCTTGTTTTCGCGCTGACGCACAATTACGCCAGTCACAGCATGATTCGTCAGGCTGCCACGATGGTGGCCGATGGTAAGCTGGGCACGATTCGCAGCGTGCAGGGCGAGTTCGCGGCAAACTGGGGCGCGCAGGATCCGGCGCAGGATGCCGACAACAAACAGCTTGCCTGGCGGACTGATCCGGCACAGGTTGGTCGCGCCAGCGTGCTCTACGATCTGGGCACGCATATTCATCATCTTGCACGCTTTGTAACTGGCTTGGAGATCGAAGCGTTGTCGGCCGATCTTGCGACTGTAGTGCCGGGCCGACAGGTCTACGACCATGCCCAGATGTCGTTGCGTTTTACCGGCGGTGCACGCGGTGGTTTCTGGGTGACAATGGTGGCCACCGGTGCCGAGCATGGCTTGCGGATTCGGGTTGTCGGTTCCAAGGCCTCGCTGGAATGGTTTCACGAAGACCCGCATCATCTGCGGGTGTCATACCCCGATGGTCGGCACGAAGTGTTGGCGCAGGCGGGTTCGGCAATGGATGACGAATCGAATCGACTGACGCGTGTGGGGATTGGTCATCCGGAAGCGTTCCCCGAGTCTTTTGCCAATCTGTATTCGGAAACCGCTGAGGCTATAGCGGCCGCTCGCAACGATGAGGCCGTCCCGGAAAGACGTTTTTCCTTTCCGACAACGCGCGACGGTGTGCTCGGCCTGCAGTTCGTGGATTGTGTCTGCGCCTCGGCCGACGACGATGGTCGATGGGTCGAAATCGCGCCGCTCGATATATAA
- a CDS encoding sulfite exporter TauE/SafE family protein: MEQTILLLIAALIVGISKGGLASAAAVAVPMLSLFMNPIEAAALLLPVYIVTDWVAVWLYRRDFSGRNLSILIPSILCGIAVATILAPFTPESLLLLATGLIGLWYCLRTWLRQGATEHHTARVSSGIFWGVVTGITSFITHSGAPPAQAYLLPQRLPKLEFAGTMAMAFAAANLAKLPAYWELGKMHGLSWSLTLALVATGVIGTRLGRSITLALSAKAYQRIIETTLFLLSIVLLGKAGWMLFIA, from the coding sequence ATGGAGCAAACGATCCTGTTATTGATCGCCGCCTTGATCGTCGGCATATCCAAGGGCGGCCTGGCATCAGCCGCCGCTGTCGCTGTCCCCATGCTTTCGTTGTTCATGAATCCCATCGAGGCGGCCGCACTTTTGCTGCCGGTGTATATCGTGACCGACTGGGTCGCCGTCTGGCTTTACCGCAGGGATTTTTCCGGGCGGAATTTATCGATTCTCATTCCATCGATCCTCTGTGGCATCGCCGTCGCCACGATTCTCGCGCCGTTTACGCCGGAAAGTTTGTTGCTGCTCGCAACTGGGCTGATCGGCCTGTGGTATTGCCTGCGGACCTGGCTTCGTCAGGGCGCAACCGAACACCATACTGCACGGGTCTCGTCCGGTATTTTCTGGGGCGTCGTAACCGGTATCACCAGTTTCATTACGCATTCGGGCGCCCCGCCAGCGCAAGCCTATCTGTTGCCGCAGCGACTACCCAAACTGGAATTCGCCGGCACTATGGCCATGGCATTTGCGGCGGCCAACCTCGCCAAATTGCCCGCATATTGGGAGCTTGGCAAAATGCACGGCCTCAGCTGGTCGCTCACGCTGGCACTGGTCGCGACCGGCGTCATCGGTACGCGTCTAGGGCGATCGATTACCCTGGCGCTATCAGCGAAGGCCTATCAGCGCATAATCGAAACAACGCTTTTCTTGTTATCCATTGTCCTACTGGGCAAGGCGGGCTGGATGTTGTTTATCGCGTGA
- a CDS encoding Gfo/Idh/MocA family oxidoreductase: MAKTRVGIFGAGYIASVHADILANDGRVELVDVADMVASNATRLANQIGDAQVGSELEDLFRMDVDTVYITTPNTTHVAPVVSCLERGLNVFCEKPMATDAAGGERIREAALASRGVYNLGMNRRYAYTHDKLKTLIDSGDLEAHSAQLKLNRGELLNPPWTADPNKTGGFLYETTIHQIDLLQYLFGPVATLRCAARSAISASEFDDFSMLFTFESGTVATLSSSAHSGWSFPFERVEIYGRYATATTEELERIRYALDLEQVVKTEDYTHIPFAEKGGYAEENRLFINALQNGDKPPVDVNEASTLNLLLASIYESARDNREIDFTARRRETIG; the protein is encoded by the coding sequence ATGGCCAAAACGCGAGTCGGCATCTTCGGTGCCGGATACATTGCATCGGTGCATGCCGATATCCTGGCAAACGACGGGCGCGTAGAGCTTGTGGACGTAGCCGACATGGTCGCGTCCAACGCGACAAGACTTGCCAACCAGATCGGCGATGCCCAAGTAGGCTCGGAACTAGAAGATTTGTTCCGCATGGACGTCGACACGGTCTATATAACCACCCCCAACACCACCCACGTTGCGCCGGTGGTTTCATGCCTGGAACGGGGCCTCAACGTATTCTGCGAGAAGCCGATGGCGACCGATGCAGCCGGGGGCGAACGTATCCGCGAAGCCGCGCTGGCTTCGCGGGGTGTTTACAACCTTGGCATGAACCGTCGCTACGCTTACACCCACGACAAGTTGAAGACGCTGATCGACTCCGGGGATCTCGAAGCGCACAGTGCGCAACTCAAACTCAATCGCGGCGAACTGCTAAACCCGCCGTGGACCGCCGATCCGAACAAGACCGGCGGTTTTCTCTACGAAACCACCATCCACCAGATCGACCTCCTGCAATATCTGTTCGGGCCGGTTGCCACGCTCCGCTGTGCCGCACGCAGCGCTATCTCAGCATCGGAATTCGACGATTTCTCGATGCTGTTTACGTTCGAGTCCGGCACCGTGGCCACGCTCAGTTCGTCAGCCCACTCGGGCTGGAGTTTTCCCTTCGAGCGCGTCGAGATCTACGGGCGCTACGCCACGGCGACGACCGAAGAACTAGAGCGCATCCGCTATGCACTGGATCTCGAACAGGTGGTCAAAACTGAGGATTACACGCATATCCCCTTTGCCGAGAAAGGTGGCTACGCCGAAGAGAACCGATTGTTCATCAACGCCCTTCAAAACGGCGACAAACCACCTGTTGATGTCAACGAAGCCAGTACTCTCAATTTGCTGCTGGCTTCGATATACGAAAGCGCCCGCGATAATCGTGAGATCGATTTCACCGCTCGCCGCCGCGAGACAATCGGCTAA
- a CDS encoding sugar porter family MFS transporter gives MTNNIDTSENPKDLPPERPGAHTSRLGMIAFLATFGGLLFGYDTGVINGAVNPMKVDLSLTPMSQGFVVSILVFGAAFGAAIAGRISDWNGRRYTILILSMVFIVGTIGSALSPSWQMLALFRFILGLAVGGASTTVPVYLAEVSPTERRGSLVTRNEIMIVSGQFAAFIINAIILNIWGDYPGIWRYMLVIAVLPAFALLIGMLRVPESPRWLSGQDRPRDALAVLKLIRSPERAEAELAEVDSLVEEEQASKVGGWSDLAVPWIRKLIIIGAVLGIFQQLTGINAIMYYGTQLLESSGFSDSGAVIANTLNGLFSVLGITVGVMLINKLNRRIMLIGGFCLVALFHVLVGLTAMFLPDVAAKPYVILFFMVAFVFSMQGTLGPLVWLILSEIFPLKIRSFSMGLCVLVLWLANAGVAFGFPPVVTALGIGSTFFIFAVIAVLGVIFTVTMVPETRGKSLEECEDQFRTQNAGSGIGQVGVSNAAPADRNE, from the coding sequence ATGACTAATAACATCGATACATCCGAAAATCCTAAAGATTTACCGCCTGAAAGGCCGGGGGCGCATACCAGCAGACTGGGGATGATTGCGTTTTTGGCTACTTTCGGCGGGCTGCTGTTCGGTTATGACACCGGCGTCATCAACGGGGCGGTCAACCCAATGAAGGTGGACTTATCGCTCACCCCTATGTCCCAGGGGTTTGTGGTCAGCATCCTCGTATTCGGTGCCGCCTTCGGTGCTGCGATCGCCGGCCGGATCTCCGACTGGAACGGACGCCGATATACGATCCTTATACTTTCGATGGTGTTCATCGTTGGCACGATCGGTTCGGCTCTGTCACCGAGCTGGCAGATGCTTGCCTTGTTCCGCTTCATTCTTGGGCTCGCGGTTGGCGGCGCTTCCACGACGGTGCCGGTTTATCTCGCGGAAGTTTCGCCCACGGAAAGACGCGGCAGTCTGGTGACGCGCAACGAGATTATGATCGTCTCGGGGCAGTTCGCAGCCTTCATCATCAACGCCATTATCCTGAATATCTGGGGTGATTACCCGGGGATATGGCGATACATGCTCGTGATAGCGGTGTTGCCGGCATTTGCGCTGCTAATTGGTATGTTGCGTGTACCGGAAAGTCCGCGTTGGTTGTCCGGTCAGGATCGCCCTCGGGATGCACTCGCCGTGCTCAAACTGATCCGCTCTCCCGAGCGCGCCGAAGCCGAACTGGCCGAGGTCGACTCGCTCGTTGAGGAGGAACAGGCGTCGAAGGTCGGCGGTTGGTCTGATCTCGCCGTGCCGTGGATTCGAAAGTTGATCATCATCGGTGCCGTTCTCGGCATATTTCAGCAGCTAACGGGCATCAACGCGATCATGTACTACGGCACCCAGCTATTGGAGAGCTCAGGGTTCTCAGATAGCGGTGCGGTAATCGCCAATACCCTCAACGGCCTATTCAGTGTTCTGGGCATCACCGTGGGTGTCATGCTGATCAATAAGCTCAACCGGCGAATAATGCTGATCGGCGGCTTTTGTCTCGTCGCGTTGTTCCACGTCCTCGTCGGGTTAACGGCCATGTTTTTGCCCGACGTTGCGGCCAAGCCTTACGTCATACTATTTTTCATGGTGGCCTTCGTGTTCTCGATGCAGGGTACACTCGGCCCGCTCGTTTGGCTGATACTTTCCGAAATTTTCCCCTTGAAGATACGCAGTTTCAGCATGGGGTTGTGTGTGCTCGTACTGTGGTTGGCCAATGCCGGCGTTGCCTTCGGTTTCCCGCCGGTTGTCACTGCTTTGGGGATCGGATCCACGTTCTTCATTTTCGCAGTCATCGCGGTTCTGGGGGTGATCTTTACTGTCACCATGGTGCCCGAGACACGCGGCAAATCGCTCGAGGAATGTGAAGACCAGTTCCGCACCCAGAACGCCGGATCCGGGATCGGACAAGTCGGCGTTTCCAATGCGGCGCCTGCCGACAGAAACGAGTAA
- a CDS encoding phytanoyl-CoA dioxygenase yields MSDQACTHPAWLTADACDIESFIAEVNQTTQPADYPYADHIEHNVPIYDGPQLAERIVDPDTARDIQAEWVQAMRFGPGIVVFKQAFAAETIDQTTRAFDETLAQQKANNVASGDHFAKPGANDRLWRAQQKLAEHAPDTYAAYYANPLLAAVCEAWLGPMYQMTSDLNIVNPGGEAQNPHRDYHLGFMPSETAQRFPAHAHELSPMLTLQGAVAHCDMPIESGPTLYLPYSQRYLRGFLGIQYDVFREYFANHYVQLPLNKGDAVFFSPALFHGAGHNISRDIYRSANLLQVSSAFGRALGTMNRTRLCRALYPTLQTLQQAGHTADVQRVIAASAEGYGFPTNLDRDQPIGGISPETQVELVTRALSEGLPYETFVDQLEAQAQRQRVDD; encoded by the coding sequence ATGTCTGACCAAGCATGCACACACCCCGCATGGCTGACCGCCGACGCTTGTGATATTGAATCGTTCATCGCCGAGGTCAACCAGACGACACAACCGGCCGATTACCCATACGCGGACCACATCGAGCACAACGTGCCGATCTACGACGGTCCACAGCTAGCCGAACGCATCGTCGATCCCGATACCGCCCGCGACATACAGGCCGAATGGGTTCAGGCGATGCGCTTCGGGCCAGGCATTGTGGTATTCAAGCAGGCATTCGCTGCCGAGACCATCGACCAGACAACGCGCGCCTTTGACGAGACGCTGGCCCAACAAAAAGCGAACAACGTTGCTTCCGGCGATCACTTTGCCAAGCCGGGCGCCAACGACCGTCTGTGGCGTGCGCAACAGAAGCTGGCCGAGCACGCGCCCGACACCTATGCGGCGTACTATGCCAATCCGTTACTCGCAGCCGTCTGTGAGGCTTGGCTGGGGCCCATGTATCAGATGACCTCGGATCTGAACATCGTCAACCCTGGCGGTGAAGCCCAAAACCCGCATCGTGATTATCATCTAGGCTTCATGCCATCGGAGACTGCCCAACGGTTTCCGGCCCACGCCCATGAGCTCTCGCCAATGCTCACGCTTCAAGGAGCGGTGGCCCATTGCGATATGCCGATCGAATCCGGACCGACGCTCTATCTACCCTATTCCCAACGCTACCTGCGTGGCTTTTTGGGCATACAATATGATGTCTTCCGCGAGTATTTCGCGAATCACTATGTCCAGCTACCACTGAACAAGGGCGACGCCGTGTTTTTCAGCCCCGCCCTGTTTCACGGTGCCGGCCACAACATCTCGCGTGATATTTACCGCAGTGCCAACCTGCTACAGGTCTCTTCAGCTTTCGGCCGAGCATTGGGCACGATGAATCGAACCCGCCTTTGTCGCGCCCTGTATCCGACCCTCCAGACACTACAACAGGCTGGCCACACGGCCGACGTGCAACGGGTGATCGCTGCCAGCGCCGAGGGCTATGGCTTCCCGACCAACCTGGATCGAGACCAACCGATCGGCGGTATTTCACCGGAGACACAGGTCGAGCTCGTTACACGCGCTCTCAGCGAAGGGCTGCCCTACGAGACATTCGTCGATCAGCTCGAAGCACAGGCCCAACGTCAACGCGTCGATGATTAA
- a CDS encoding alcohol dehydrogenase catalytic domain-containing protein, with translation MLAHTIHGARDLRLEAHDERALAADEVRLELAFGGICGTDIHYYNEGRVGNSIVRDPMILGHELSARVVDTGTQIDDIERGAPVVVDPSLPCGQCRQCIAGRTNLCAAMRYLGSAAFRPHTAGGFQQRPVVKRSQCIAVAADADLQLAALSEPYAIALHAISRANVSNANVLITGAGTVGTLVAFAARRAGAAALTITDLDNTALERARLLSGADTINVGETPLDSTATPLGPYDVAIEASGSTAAFNSALYNVAPGARVVQVGFVNGDGLDLNRLITGELEIHGAYRFVDEFETAVHAVIAEPNLKQVITSVFDFRDCEAAYAAAGDKSSNLKVLLQNS, from the coding sequence ATGCTGGCACACACCATTCACGGCGCTAGAGACTTGAGGCTGGAAGCGCACGACGAGCGGGCGCTCGCCGCGGATGAGGTCCGGTTGGAGCTGGCGTTCGGCGGCATCTGTGGCACCGATATTCATTATTACAACGAAGGCCGCGTCGGTAACTCGATCGTGCGTGATCCGATGATACTCGGCCACGAATTATCCGCCCGAGTCGTCGACACCGGCACCCAGATCGACGATATCGAGCGCGGCGCACCCGTGGTTGTCGACCCTTCCCTACCCTGTGGTCAGTGCCGACAGTGCATTGCTGGCCGGACCAACCTGTGTGCGGCTATGCGGTATCTCGGCAGTGCTGCGTTTCGCCCGCATACAGCCGGTGGTTTTCAACAGCGGCCGGTGGTCAAACGCAGCCAATGCATCGCGGTCGCTGCCGATGCTGATTTACAACTCGCCGCACTCAGCGAGCCATACGCGATCGCCTTGCATGCGATCAGCCGCGCCAATGTTTCGAACGCCAATGTATTAATCACTGGCGCGGGCACGGTCGGCACACTGGTCGCCTTTGCCGCCCGACGTGCCGGTGCTGCGGCGCTCACGATTACCGACCTCGATAACACGGCCCTTGAACGCGCCCGACTGCTGAGTGGCGCCGATACCATCAACGTCGGCGAAACGCCACTGGATAGCACTGCAACCCCTCTCGGCCCATACGACGTCGCCATCGAGGCTTCGGGCAGCACAGCTGCGTTCAATAGCGCGCTTTACAACGTCGCACCCGGCGCACGCGTGGTGCAAGTTGGCTTTGTTAATGGCGACGGACTAGACCTCAACCGCCTGATTACCGGAGAACTTGAGATCCACGGCGCCTATCGATTTGTCGACGAATTCGAAACAGCTGTGCATGCGGTCATCGCCGAACCCAATTTAAAACAAGTGATTACATCTGTTTTCGATTTTCGAGATTGCGAGGCTGCCTACGCCGCAGCCGGGGATAAATCGTCAAACCTCAAGGTGTTATTACAAAACAGCTAA